The following are encoded together in the Defluviitalea raffinosedens genome:
- the pepT gene encoding peptidase T gives MNQLVERFIKYVKYPTTSDESSNTCPSTENQIAFGKMLAEECKSIGLKDISIDENGYVMAVLPANCEEDVPVIGFIAHMDTSPDMSGENVNPRIIENYNGKDIVLNEEKNIVLSPNAFPNLTKCIGDTLITTDGTTLLGADDKAGIAEILTAMEYLIHHPEIKHGKICIAFTPDEEIGRGADLFDVKKFGADFAYTIDGGLLGELEYENFNAAQAKITIHGQNVHPGTAKNKMKNAVLIGIQLAQLFPEKEIPAYTEGYEGFYHLNNFNGNVEKVEMVYIIRDFDMENFNKRKDFVKEAIEKMNAIYGDGTIQLELRDQYYNMKEKLEDKMYIVERAFNAMKAVGVEPHIKPIRGGTDGARLSFMGLPCPNIFTGGDNYHGRYEYISVNSMKKAVEVIVKIAQI, from the coding sequence ATGAATCAATTAGTTGAACGTTTTATTAAATACGTAAAATATCCTACTACTTCTGATGAAAGTTCAAATACTTGTCCCAGTACAGAAAACCAAATAGCTTTTGGCAAGATGTTGGCAGAAGAATGCAAATCCATTGGCTTAAAAGATATAAGTATTGATGAAAATGGATATGTTATGGCAGTTCTTCCGGCTAATTGCGAAGAAGATGTTCCTGTAATAGGATTTATTGCCCACATGGATACCAGTCCTGATATGAGCGGTGAAAATGTTAATCCTCGAATTATAGAAAATTATAATGGCAAAGATATTGTTTTAAACGAAGAGAAAAATATTGTATTGTCTCCTAATGCATTTCCTAATTTAACCAAATGCATAGGAGATACATTGATTACAACCGATGGCACTACTCTTCTGGGAGCAGATGATAAAGCTGGTATAGCAGAAATTTTAACTGCCATGGAATACCTTATTCATCATCCTGAAATCAAGCATGGCAAAATATGCATTGCCTTTACGCCTGATGAAGAAATTGGAAGAGGTGCCGATCTTTTTGATGTAAAAAAATTCGGAGCTGACTTTGCTTATACCATTGATGGAGGATTGCTTGGAGAATTGGAATACGAGAATTTTAACGCTGCTCAGGCAAAAATTACAATACACGGTCAAAATGTTCATCCTGGTACTGCAAAAAATAAGATGAAAAATGCAGTATTAATAGGCATTCAACTTGCTCAACTTTTCCCCGAAAAAGAAATTCCTGCCTATACGGAAGGCTATGAAGGCTTTTATCATTTGAACAATTTCAACGGTAATGTGGAAAAAGTTGAAATGGTATATATTATTCGGGATTTTGATATGGAAAATTTTAATAAACGTAAAGATTTTGTAAAAGAGGCTATTGAAAAAATGAATGCAATATATGGTGATGGCACTATTCAATTAGAATTAAGAGATCAATACTACAATATGAAAGAAAAATTAGAAGACAAAATGTACATTGTAGAAAGAGCTTTTAATGCAATGAAAGCTGTAGGTGTTGAGCCTCACATAAAACCTATTCGCGGTGGTACAGATGGTGCAAGACTATCCTTTATGGGCCTTCCCTGCCCTAATATTTTCACAGGCGGTGATAATTATCACGGCAGATACGAATACATTTCAGTGAACTCAATGAAAAAAGCAGTTGAAGTGATTGTAAAAATCGCCCAAATATGA